A window of Komagataeibacter medellinensis NBRC 3288 contains these coding sequences:
- a CDS encoding M20/M25/M40 family metallo-hydrolase translates to MTDTWETITVNTSREDLIASAASLFDAGEYERRLRDLVAIQSTSQDDAHSDDVQCYLTDAMVPWLERMGFTCTIYPNPQAGFGPILMARRIEDPALPSIITYGHGDTVRGMDEQWSEGLHPWELTRVGNRLYGRGSADNKGQHLCNLLALEHVLAAQDGRLGYNVKLVLEMSEERGSAGLDIFIRTHASELAADVFIASDGPRVAPDTPTVASGTRGNFQFDLSVEARKGGVHSGHWGGITTDPALLVAQALCTICDNRGRICIPEWLPANGAPLTPAMRTMLRDCPTDNTGDAAQAEDDWGEPGLSTAERRYAWTSFIVRAMISGSPASPQNAVAPTASAACEIRYPPGLDVTTFLPALRRHLDAHGLQAVRIDNGIDRMPASATQSGSPWPTWVAASIARSTGARVQVLPSISGGMPGYAFADHLDVPLIWVPHGHNACKQHGPDEHILTTVARQGLLAFVGLWHDLKHVDFHWELTQPDTIQA, encoded by the coding sequence ATGACAGACACCTGGGAAACCATTACCGTGAACACAAGCCGCGAAGACCTTATTGCCAGTGCCGCATCATTGTTTGATGCAGGTGAATACGAACGCAGGCTGCGTGATCTGGTCGCCATACAGAGCACATCACAGGACGACGCACACAGTGATGACGTGCAATGTTACCTGACCGATGCAATGGTTCCCTGGCTTGAACGCATGGGCTTCACCTGTACCATATACCCCAACCCGCAGGCCGGGTTCGGTCCGATCCTGATGGCGCGCCGCATTGAGGATCCTGCCCTGCCCAGCATTATTACATACGGGCATGGCGACACGGTACGCGGCATGGACGAACAGTGGTCGGAAGGCCTGCACCCGTGGGAACTGACCCGTGTCGGCAACCGGTTGTATGGCCGTGGCAGCGCAGACAACAAGGGGCAGCATCTGTGCAACCTGCTGGCGCTTGAACATGTACTGGCCGCGCAGGACGGCAGGCTGGGCTATAATGTCAAGCTCGTACTTGAAATGTCGGAAGAACGGGGTTCGGCTGGCCTGGATATATTCATCCGCACCCATGCCAGTGAACTTGCGGCGGATGTGTTCATTGCCAGCGACGGCCCTCGTGTGGCCCCCGACACGCCCACAGTAGCAAGCGGAACGCGGGGCAACTTCCAGTTCGACCTGTCTGTTGAGGCACGCAAGGGGGGTGTTCATTCCGGGCACTGGGGCGGGATCACGACAGACCCGGCCCTGCTTGTGGCCCAAGCCCTGTGCACGATATGCGACAACAGGGGCCGTATATGCATCCCCGAATGGCTACCCGCTAATGGCGCACCTCTGACGCCTGCGATGCGCACGATGCTACGCGACTGCCCGACAGACAATACGGGCGATGCGGCACAGGCTGAAGATGACTGGGGAGAACCCGGCCTGTCAACAGCCGAACGTCGCTATGCCTGGACTAGCTTCATTGTGCGGGCCATGATCTCCGGCTCCCCCGCAAGCCCGCAGAACGCCGTGGCGCCCACGGCATCTGCCGCTTGTGAAATACGCTACCCCCCCGGGCTTGATGTCACCACATTCCTGCCCGCGCTACGCCGCCATCTGGATGCACACGGTCTTCAGGCCGTGCGGATCGACAATGGCATTGATCGCATGCCAGCCAGCGCCACACAGTCCGGTTCACCCTGGCCGACATGGGTTGCTGCAAGCATTGCCCGTTCAACAGGAGCCCGGGTGCAGGTCCTACCCAGCATTTCCGGTGGCATGCCCGGCTACGCCTTTGCCGACCATCTGGATGTACCCCTGATCTGGGTACCCCATGGCCATAATGCCTGCAAGCAGCACGGACCGGATGAACATATCCTGACAACCGTCGCACGACAGGGCCTTCTGGCCTTTGTCGGCCTGTGGCATGACCTGAAACATGTTGATTTTCACTGGGAACTGACCCAGCCAGATACTATTCAGGCATAA
- a CDS encoding carboxymuconolactone decarboxylase family protein, with product MTDKLLETGRQIRGEVIGEALSERALQAATDFDRPFQELALRYCWGEIWGSEGLSRPTRSIINIAMLAAMGKPNELRIHVRGALHNGVTRKEIQEVLLQVCIYAGVPAAGEAFRVAREVFEEEKK from the coding sequence ATGACCGACAAACTTCTTGAAACCGGCCGGCAGATTCGTGGCGAAGTCATTGGGGAAGCGCTGTCGGAGCGCGCCCTGCAGGCTGCGACCGACTTTGACCGTCCCTTCCAGGAACTGGCATTGCGTTACTGCTGGGGCGAAATCTGGGGCAGCGAGGGACTGTCACGCCCCACACGCAGCATCATCAACATTGCCATGCTCGCAGCCATGGGCAAACCCAATGAACTGCGCATCCATGTCCGTGGCGCCCTGCACAATGGCGTAACCCGGAAGGAAATTCAGGAAGTACTACTGCAGGTCTGCATCTATGCCGGTGTTCCCGCCGCAGGCGAGGCATTCCGGGTCGCACGTGAGGTGTTCGAGGAAGAGAAGAAATAG
- a CDS encoding aldehyde dehydrogenase family protein — protein sequence MEQVLPAPCLAGRTLWINGQWEAASSGLQFESENPATTKVVFSLAKGDVQDTHRAVSAAKAAARNWAMTEGRARTGMLLRVASLIRTHGTTLGLLDTIDSGRPISQTTGAAIESVASLFEYYAGLTDKIHGAAIPMGADRSGVVEREPLGVVGAISPWNYPLLNAATKIAPIVACGNTVVLKPAEQTSLSAMFLATLLHNAGVPNGVVNIVTGLGTQAGAALVEHPDVRLVSFTGSTTTGRHIASQAGRGLKPVVLELGGKSPLIVFADADIKQAAEAAVFSTFMNMGQTCTACNRVIVASSVKRQFVEHCQQAARRLRIGNPQDPATQIGPIVSRAQFQRVTDLTQDVDSIALDIPGYLPPEKGYFFRPMIVEHFDPDSPFARAEIFGPVMSIHEFTDTPQAWQIANDTEYGLAASVWTTSLSIAEQARRHIEAGIVWINCVHALNPNLPVCGHKNSGIGMEYGLEAISQYTRVKSTVTMFGGWTSPFA from the coding sequence TTGGAACAGGTACTTCCCGCGCCATGCCTGGCCGGTCGTACGCTATGGATCAACGGACAGTGGGAGGCCGCGTCCTCCGGCCTGCAATTTGAAAGTGAAAACCCGGCCACGACCAAAGTCGTGTTTTCACTGGCAAAAGGAGATGTACAGGACACGCACAGAGCAGTATCAGCTGCCAAAGCCGCTGCCCGCAACTGGGCCATGACCGAAGGCCGTGCACGGACGGGCATGCTCCTGCGCGTGGCGTCCCTTATTCGCACCCATGGCACAACACTGGGATTGCTCGATACGATTGATAGCGGACGCCCGATCAGCCAGACAACGGGAGCCGCGATTGAAAGTGTCGCCTCCCTGTTTGAATATTACGCAGGCCTGACGGACAAGATACATGGCGCAGCCATTCCCATGGGCGCGGACAGGAGCGGCGTGGTGGAACGTGAACCCCTGGGGGTAGTGGGCGCCATCTCACCATGGAACTATCCGCTGCTCAACGCCGCCACCAAGATTGCGCCCATCGTGGCCTGCGGCAATACGGTCGTGCTGAAACCGGCGGAACAGACGTCCCTCTCCGCCATGTTTCTGGCCACGCTGCTGCATAATGCAGGCGTGCCCAATGGTGTAGTCAACATCGTGACCGGTCTGGGTACACAAGCCGGTGCGGCACTGGTGGAACATCCCGATGTCAGGCTTGTCAGCTTTACCGGTTCCACCACCACAGGCCGACATATCGCATCGCAGGCAGGCAGGGGATTGAAGCCGGTCGTACTTGAGTTGGGCGGCAAGTCTCCCCTGATCGTATTTGCCGATGCCGATATAAAGCAGGCAGCGGAAGCAGCCGTGTTTTCCACTTTCATGAACATGGGCCAGACCTGCACGGCGTGTAATCGCGTGATCGTGGCCAGTTCGGTCAAACGGCAGTTCGTGGAACACTGCCAGCAAGCCGCCCGCAGGCTGCGCATTGGCAACCCGCAGGACCCGGCCACCCAGATCGGACCTATTGTCTCGCGTGCCCAGTTCCAGCGCGTAACCGACCTGACACAGGATGTGGACAGCATTGCGCTGGACATACCTGGCTACCTGCCGCCAGAGAAGGGATATTTCTTCCGCCCCATGATCGTGGAACATTTTGACCCTGACAGCCCCTTCGCACGTGCGGAGATATTTGGCCCCGTCATGTCGATTCATGAATTCACGGATACCCCGCAGGCATGGCAGATCGCCAATGATACCGAATACGGACTTGCCGCATCTGTCTGGACCACGTCACTTTCTATCGCGGAACAGGCGCGCAGGCATATCGAGGCGGGCATTGTCTGGATCAACTGCGTGCATGCCCTCAATCCCAACCTGCCCGTATGTGGCCACAAGAATAGCGGCATAGGCATGGAATATGGTCTTGAGGCCATCAGCCAGTACACAAGGGTAAAATCCACGGTCACCATGTTTGGTGGGTGGACATCGCCTTTTGCATGA
- a CDS encoding DUF3100 domain-containing protein, with translation MTTDQTVQNGPVNLLKAWRLHLWVFILTCVAEMIGSVSVPLGFATITIFPLVWGMLFGAAVGLVSTRVATPVSLRRPDVQAATIVIQAAVIMFVAKQSLLVGPLIPKLLSSGWALCFQEIGHFFGTVLLALPLALLLGIKREAIGSTFSVGREQNLAIIGERYGLNSPEGRGVMAEYITGTVLGALCVSIVASCIASSRLFNPLALAMASGVGSGSMMAAAAGAVAAYAPARDTTEILGFAAASNLITTTVGTYFTLLVSLPFTVFLYRVLEPRIGRFRQGAARVTPTTAGTIVQEDGPLPFSSLVLITATVSIMTLLLGNWITYDVAPWAAMTGALCIILTGLAGEGLHRLVPLRIPSVLWVTMLGMALTAPYWPGARWFAACTQHVNFLAIVTPLLTYAGISLTRDIPAFRQLGWRIVVVSLSANAGTFIFAALIAQFFI, from the coding sequence ATGACGACAGACCAGACGGTACAGAATGGACCCGTCAACCTGCTGAAGGCATGGCGGCTTCATCTATGGGTATTCATCCTGACATGCGTGGCGGAAATGATCGGCTCGGTTTCCGTGCCGCTTGGCTTTGCCACCATCACCATCTTCCCGCTGGTATGGGGCATGCTGTTTGGCGCTGCGGTGGGCCTGGTGTCCACCCGCGTGGCAACACCCGTGTCCCTACGCCGCCCCGATGTGCAGGCCGCCACCATCGTCATACAGGCAGCGGTCATCATGTTCGTGGCAAAGCAGTCGCTGCTGGTAGGGCCGCTCATCCCCAAACTGCTCTCATCGGGGTGGGCGCTGTGCTTTCAGGAAATCGGGCATTTTTTCGGGACCGTGCTGCTGGCCCTGCCGCTTGCGCTGCTTCTGGGCATCAAGCGTGAAGCGATCGGGTCGACCTTCTCGGTCGGGCGCGAACAGAACCTTGCCATCATCGGAGAGCGCTACGGCCTGAACTCACCCGAAGGGCGCGGCGTCATGGCGGAATACATTACCGGCACCGTGCTGGGTGCGCTGTGCGTGTCCATTGTTGCAAGCTGCATTGCCTCAAGCAGGCTGTTCAATCCGCTGGCGCTTGCCATGGCATCAGGCGTTGGCTCCGGGTCCATGATGGCAGCCGCGGCCGGAGCGGTGGCGGCTTACGCACCCGCCCGGGACACGACTGAAATACTAGGATTTGCCGCTGCATCAAACCTGATTACGACCACGGTCGGCACCTATTTCACGCTGCTCGTGTCCCTGCCTTTTACCGTGTTCCTCTATCGCGTGCTGGAGCCACGGATCGGTCGTTTCCGGCAAGGCGCGGCGCGCGTTACGCCAACCACAGCCGGGACAATCGTGCAGGAGGATGGTCCCCTGCCCTTTTCCTCCCTTGTGCTGATAACCGCAACTGTCAGCATCATGACCCTGCTGCTGGGCAACTGGATTACCTATGATGTGGCACCATGGGCGGCCATGACCGGTGCGCTGTGCATCATCCTGACTGGCCTGGCGGGGGAAGGATTGCACCGGCTTGTTCCCCTACGCATTCCATCCGTGCTGTGGGTAACCATGCTGGGCATGGCGCTGACCGCGCCCTACTGGCCCGGCGCGCGATGGTTTGCCGCCTGTACCCAGCATGTGAACTTCCTTGCCATTGTAACACCCCTGCTGACCTATGCCGGCATTTCGCTGACCCGGGACATTCCCGCCTTCCGCCAGTTGGGCTGGCGGATTGTCGTGGTCTCGCTCAGTGCCAATGCAGGAACTTTCATTTTTGCGGCACTGATCGCGCAGTTCTTCATATGA
- a CDS encoding VOC family protein, which yields MTAALHIDHPLVVVNDIETTAASFRALGFNTAPTGYHPWGTSTSLVMFPRSAIEIMSIHDTSLLDSHAIGSFAFGRHMAQALSEREGITLAALYSEDAAADRRRLEANGLPCQGRVDFRRRVRIPGHDWDEAVVSLEIFYDPALPRASNFLCQQHRPELIWVPQWMQHPNGATGFASHTYAAVDPDRLADRFRRIFGNATTHRTDTGYRIETGRGHIHIRPPGQWSREIGLPDEPMIAPADAACIAMEVIVPDLLLLRDLLDRNGVTYVEEADGISITGFAPYGNTIIRFVRSPGQ from the coding sequence ATGACCGCTGCCCTGCATATCGATCATCCACTTGTTGTCGTAAACGATATCGAGACAACAGCAGCCAGTTTCCGTGCCCTTGGTTTCAATACCGCACCGACCGGCTACCACCCGTGGGGCACCAGTACAAGTCTTGTGATGTTTCCGCGCTCCGCCATCGAGATCATGAGCATTCATGATACCAGCCTGCTGGATTCACACGCCATTGGCAGCTTTGCCTTCGGGCGGCACATGGCGCAGGCTTTGTCCGAACGCGAAGGCATAACACTTGCGGCACTTTACAGTGAAGATGCAGCGGCAGACCGCAGGCGGCTTGAGGCCAACGGCCTGCCCTGCCAGGGACGTGTCGATTTCCGACGCAGGGTCAGGATACCGGGGCATGACTGGGATGAAGCCGTAGTCTCGCTGGAAATTTTTTATGATCCGGCCCTTCCGCGCGCTTCCAATTTCCTGTGCCAGCAGCACCGACCGGAACTGATCTGGGTGCCGCAATGGATGCAGCACCCCAACGGGGCCACGGGTTTTGCCAGCCATACATACGCCGCAGTGGATCCGGACAGGCTGGCCGACCGTTTCCGCCGGATATTCGGTAACGCTACCACACACCGGACCGATACCGGGTACCGGATAGAAACCGGCCGTGGCCACATACACATCAGGCCGCCGGGCCAGTGGAGCCGCGAGATCGGCCTGCCCGATGAACCCATGATTGCCCCGGCAGATGCGGCCTGTATCGCCATGGAAGTCATCGTGCCAGACCTGTTGCTCCTGCGCGACCTGCTGGACCGCAACGGTGTCACGTATGTGGAAGAAGCCGATGGCATTTCCATTACCGGTTTTGCGCCATACGGCAATACCATCATCCGCTTCGTAAGGTCGCCCGGCCAGTAA
- a CDS encoding serine O-acetyltransferase, with amino-acid sequence MTTAWDTLCNTLGRAEPALCGAGGAIITLPAGLAARLAAFTQPVWLNAQTWQSVLHDLFSRNSNLAELVMEDLTAIAGRNLEEGGLVATWIGGRGFHALFAHRAIHALWQENRQELAQALKASLYTTGCDIHPAARFGRRIFLDHAVGTVIGETATIGDDVSLWHGVTLGSTLMEEGDRHPKIGPGAVIGAGAIILGNITIGRGAIVAAGSVVLHAVPPWRLVAGNPAALKTGYVHPFGMKPEQD; translated from the coding sequence ATGACCACGGCATGGGACACACTGTGCAATACGCTGGGCCGGGCCGAACCGGCCCTGTGCGGCGCGGGGGGCGCCATCATTACACTGCCTGCGGGACTGGCCGCACGTCTTGCCGCTTTTACCCAACCCGTATGGCTGAATGCACAGACATGGCAGTCAGTCCTGCACGATTTGTTCAGCCGCAATAGCAATCTGGCGGAACTGGTCATGGAGGATCTGACCGCCATAGCCGGGCGCAACCTGGAGGAAGGGGGGCTGGTCGCCACCTGGATTGGTGGCCGGGGGTTCCATGCCCTGTTCGCGCATCGGGCCATTCACGCCTTATGGCAGGAGAACCGGCAGGAACTGGCCCAGGCGCTCAAGGCATCGCTTTACACAACAGGATGTGACATCCATCCCGCCGCCCGATTTGGCCGCCGCATATTCCTTGACCACGCCGTGGGCACGGTAATCGGAGAAACCGCCACTATTGGAGATGACGTCTCGTTATGGCACGGCGTGACATTGGGGAGCACCCTGATGGAAGAAGGCGACCGACACCCCAAGATCGGACCAGGCGCCGTGATCGGCGCGGGTGCGATCATTCTGGGCAATATCACGATCGGGCGCGGCGCCATTGTGGCTGCCGGCAGTGTGGTCCTGCACGCGGTTCCGCCATGGCGGTTGGTTGCGGGCAATCCGGCTGCATTGAAAACAGGATACGTCCATCCATTCGGAATGAAACCGGAACAAGATTGA
- a CDS encoding NAD(P)-dependent oxidoreductase, translating into MAQSPKIAVVGLGNMGLPMAALLAHRQFDITGFDVSSERVALAVQENVPCTHDLTGLLQDADIIIASLPNDSVVEKVFLQPDGLLARTDRRAIVIDTSTVSPGTTRHIATLMRRAGHGWLDAPVSGGATGARDGKLTMMVGGTDADLADVRTVTDVLAARVLHVGSSGAGNVAKLVNNMLVAAHMLTAAEALRLGQAAGVQAGDLLKVINASTGRSAVSENTFPRWVLNDSFDSGFSAGLMRKDVALALSLARDVHASLPLSTEVERLWNACRKTCPDSADFTRVGSSETQPA; encoded by the coding sequence ATGGCACAGTCCCCCAAAATAGCTGTTGTTGGCCTGGGCAATATGGGCCTGCCCATGGCGGCACTTCTGGCTCACAGACAGTTTGACATCACCGGGTTTGACGTAAGCAGTGAGCGCGTTGCCTTGGCCGTGCAGGAAAACGTGCCCTGCACGCACGATCTTACCGGCCTGCTGCAGGATGCGGACATCATCATCGCCTCTCTGCCCAATGATTCCGTGGTGGAAAAGGTATTCCTGCAACCCGATGGCCTTCTGGCGCGCACGGACAGACGCGCCATTGTTATCGACACCTCCACCGTAAGCCCCGGCACCACCCGGCATATTGCGACCCTGATGCGCAGGGCAGGCCATGGCTGGCTGGATGCGCCGGTCAGTGGAGGGGCGACCGGCGCACGCGACGGCAAGCTGACCATGATGGTGGGGGGCACGGACGCAGATCTGGCCGATGTACGCACCGTAACCGACGTTCTGGCCGCGCGCGTGCTGCATGTAGGTTCCAGTGGCGCTGGCAATGTAGCCAAGCTGGTCAACAACATGCTTGTGGCCGCCCATATGCTTACCGCCGCTGAAGCGCTGCGTCTGGGACAGGCAGCCGGCGTGCAGGCGGGTGACCTGCTGAAGGTCATCAACGCATCAACCGGGCGCAGCGCCGTGAGCGAGAACACATTCCCGCGCTGGGTTCTGAATGACAGTTTTGACAGCGGCTTCAGCGCGGGCCTCATGCGCAAGGATGTGGCACTTGCACTCAGCCTGGCCCGGGATGTCCATGCCAGCCTGCCGCTCAGCACCGAAGTCGAACGTCTGTGGAATGCCTGCCGCAAGACCTGTCCCGACAGCGCCGATTTTACACGCGTCGGCAGTTCTGAAACACAGCCGGCCTGA
- a CDS encoding LysR family transcriptional regulator: MVTTWDIDTRLLRYFLTVVTEGSIRGAADKLNIAASAISRQIGEFEVRCGTPLLERKPRGVVPTQAGAALADYARMQIEDGERFLNYLRRLRGLQDGAIRIACGEGFNGDLIENALVPFVQAHKESTFHLIQAGTMEIVDAVLEGRVDIGLAYDPPRMVGIQSVVSARQSLHAIMQPSHPLAQVSQVHLKDLVDIPLALPTDSYGIRALLRRVEASSGVLLVPSIQCATLDMLRRLALSGVAVTFLPPFTVFHELTTGELAAVPLAEPFAGEASAHLIIRSQRRLSMPMEHLLDIISSRVRAFQPDPS; the protein is encoded by the coding sequence ATGGTAACAACATGGGATATCGATACGCGACTGCTGCGCTATTTTCTGACCGTTGTAACCGAGGGGTCCATCCGCGGGGCTGCAGACAAACTTAATATCGCGGCATCGGCCATCAGTCGACAGATCGGAGAGTTCGAGGTGCGCTGCGGCACGCCGCTGCTCGAACGCAAGCCCCGCGGCGTGGTGCCAACACAGGCCGGGGCCGCACTGGCCGATTACGCCCGCATGCAGATTGAGGATGGCGAGCGTTTTCTCAATTACCTGCGCCGCCTGCGGGGCCTGCAGGATGGCGCCATCCGTATCGCCTGTGGCGAAGGCTTCAATGGCGACCTGATCGAAAACGCCCTTGTTCCCTTCGTGCAGGCGCACAAGGAAAGCACTTTCCATCTGATACAAGCCGGTACGATGGAAATTGTCGATGCGGTGCTTGAAGGCCGGGTGGATATCGGGCTGGCCTATGACCCGCCCCGCATGGTGGGTATCCAGTCGGTTGTCAGTGCGCGCCAGTCGTTGCATGCCATCATGCAGCCTTCCCACCCGCTGGCCCAGGTCAGCCAGGTGCACCTGAAGGATCTGGTTGACATACCCCTGGCGCTGCCAACCGATTCCTATGGTATCCGCGCCCTTCTGCGTCGGGTCGAGGCCAGCAGCGGGGTACTGCTCGTACCAAGCATACAGTGTGCAACGCTGGATATGCTCCGGCGGCTGGCCCTGTCAGGGGTTGCCGTAACTTTTCTGCCGCCCTTTACCGTATTTCATGAACTGACAACGGGAGAACTGGCAGCGGTTCCCCTAGCCGAGCCTTTTGCAGGCGAGGCCAGCGCCCACCTGATCATACGCAGCCAGCGGCGGCTGTCCATGCCCATGGAACATCTGCTGGACATCATCTCAAGCCGCGTGCGTGCATTCCAGCCCGATCCCTCATGA